One Carya illinoinensis cultivar Pawnee chromosome 5, C.illinoinensisPawnee_v1, whole genome shotgun sequence genomic window, GATGCAACTAATTAGAAGATATTCAGAAGAAAAAGGACCGTGTAAAAGCTGTTGCATAATATCAACATATGGAAAAATTCCGCACTTGGATGGGCAGCAGTATCTCTAAAAGTCCAAATCTCCACAATAACCTCAAGGAAGCTTCTGCAGACCCAAAAGCCAGCATATAATTCATTTCCAAGAGGATCCTCCCCTACAGCATTTGGAAATGAAGAGAAGATGAACATAAAGTATCCATACGACCATACACTGAGTACCAAGAGACTTTCGACTTAAGAATCTAAGATACCTTATCAAGTCTTAACACCGAGCCAGCTAATTCTCTTACAGAAAGAGCCGTCTCTTTGGTGAAACGAAATCCTAAACGAGCTGCAATTCTGACTGCACGTAAAATGCGAGCTGTGGAATGAGTAGAGAACATAGTAAGTGCCTATTTCTAGTTGATAGAAGACCAATAAGTACTGATACTGAAAACTTTGAAATAGCAAGCATATGCTCACCACAGTCCTCCACAAAAGAAACATTTGCAGGTATCACAGTACGCACCTGCAAGTAAACTTTGACAAGATGAACAATGGAGGAAGTTTAAGAAAATTAACAAGTTTTGGCATTTTAACCATAATGAAATACGAGCACACTTTAAATTTTCTGATATCTTCCATCCCTCCCATATAGTCATACACTACTTGTGCATATGGATCAAGCATCAACCTGCAATGACAAATGAGAGTATTAGCAATATACAAAGCAGAGACAGTGTTGATAacataaaatattgaaatacaACTCAAACCACTTCATATATTTAAGTTATGCCCCGACATCCAATGACGAATACATAACCCATTAATAGTAAAGTCTCGCTGTATGCAATTCCTCCAGCGAATATAGTCGCGCCCCTTGCAGCCGGAAGGTTTACTGAAATTATTACCCAACTTCCAACTGGACTTACCAACAGAGGTGCTGAAACTTGAAACCTAAATCATGAGGCAATCCCAATAATTAGGTCAAAGTACCATTCCAAGCACGAGTTAGTCAAGTTGCCTTTATGGCACAATCAATagtttgatattaattttttttacaagtaatagTTAGATATTAGTTCAAAAATGAAAGCATGTGACTCTGTATACAGACCTCCACAATGGTATCATAGACATGAACATGGCATATGGGAAATCGTTTCCCAACAATTTCGCATCGTACAAATGTTTTCCGCACCTGCAGACAGTTGCGGACCTTGGTGAATTACAGCTCAAATAAGCATCGCAACTATGCAGTTCATTACATTTTtacttaaccaaaaaaaaaaaaaaaaaaactacgtaGTTCATTAATATGAAATAAACAACTGGAAAAAATGCACAGAATCCCATCTGAGAATTCATGAAGACCCCCAACCCCCGCGGCAGCTAATGTCATCATGGAGGATGGAGGATGGATGGTGGcaaattctaaattattaatGCAAGGTTTTGGATGTTGTGAACGCGATTGAGGTTTAAAATTACTCTATAGTAGTGAACTTTTAGGTTGGACTATGTCCTGAAAATAAGTGGGTGTTCACATTCTATGGTCATGATCCAAATACACCTTTCCCCAATTCTTCAAAAACAATTGCCCATTACCTATTCCAACCTCAAAGCAAGTAAAATCTATTCTTGCCATAACATGATTGAATGAGCATCAACATAATACTATGATTCAAATTTTTAGATACAGGACAATAGTCATCGATTGTGAAAATGATATGGACAGTTTCTTTATAAGAATCAGAACTCTTTACATCAAAAGTGGAAGTTAAGATTTTCGATACaggaatttcttttcttttctaggtGTGATTTCACCAATGAGCTATGGCTTTGTGACATTGAAAGGGTGTTTTCACTTCCATGCAATGCTAGTGTCAAATATTGGGGGTTCATGTCCCTTTTCTATGATGGACAAGACAGGTTAGAAACTAAGATCCTTAATAACTGTGTTATAAATACTAAATAAACCCACAAATTTAGCACGCCTAAAACAAGCTTAAATATAGATAGTGAAAACCTCCTTAAGTTCAGCTGACGTAATGATATCGAAGTCTTTTGGAGTTCTCTTCAATATAAGATCTCGCACACAACCTCCAACAAGGTAGACCTCATATCCTGCAGGGTTAACAAAATGATCAACTGAAGGTAGCAGAACATGAATCAAGCAATCAAAACATCAAAAAGGATGGTTGAAACTTATAATAtgatcatacaattttacaaattcGAAATACAGGAGTGTTCCTCTAAATTCGAAATACAAAGCATCAAGGCATTTACTAACTTCGAAAAAACCTCATATAGTCTCTAAATTCGAAATACAAAGCATCAAGGCATTTACTAAcagataaatacatttttttgaaCTATAAAGCCATGCAACTAAAACAGGCAGTACAAGAATCTTTCATGATAATAAAGGAGTGTTCCAATAAGCttgaatttgatattttttcaacagtaaacaagattttattgataataagaataggcaaaagcccaagcATACGAGACAGGAGCAATGCCTAAGTGCGCTAGTTTAGtgatacaaggaattcatgaaaagtcatgccatgaaaatcaattacaatcgaccaatagaataaagtattaaaaaagaaatttctaaGATCATCCATTCACTGCTCTCGgtcttcaaaacttctttcattcctctccctccaaatacaccaccatAGTCATATTGGAACCATTTTCCATTGACTGCTCTCACTCTCGGTATTTTAAGAATTACAATAAACGATTCTTCCCAGATATATTTTCTTCCTTCAGCTTTTGTCACATTCAATCCAATATACCATACTATCTAAATATACTCTGATGCAAATGCAGCATAAGTGGAGTACAAGTTGTGAGATACATCCACCTTATCCACCGCTTAATGGATAAAAACGAAATGAAATCCAAGCTCAACAGATAACGAGACTTAgatcaccttttttccttagcCCGTTCAATACCACCCGCGTAGGCTTCGATATCATCCATGTTTCAATCCCCAGTACTTCAGAATTCAACTTCTTCCATTCGTGTCCCTTGTTATCCCTCCCAAATACTTCTATCACCATAACAGTTGAAAGCGGTCAGTTGCAACTTAATGAGACAAAAACATAGTAAAAGGTTCTATCAAGtactgtattttttttaaacaaaaacagaaaaagctTGCAAGGAATTACTACCTCCTTCGTGTTTAGACACTGGTTCAGCAACCAAATCAACTGCTGCAAGAGAACCGCTGTATCGCACCTgagaatgaggaaaaaaaaaaaaaaatcgtaacTCTCGAGCAGAATATTCACATTTAAGGGAAAGATTGAGATTCCAACTTATATTAATCGATATTGAATCATTAgcagaataaaacaaaaaatttctatcacaatcaatcaaaattttattttactcattcaaaaAATAAGCAAAAACTAATATATGGCTCgcagaggaaaaagagagtaaaaaCCTTTCGGACGCAGAAAACCAGAGGGCGACGAAATGTGAGTTGAGTCTTCAATGCTATCCCGACAGCAGTGAACGCCATTGATACTCAGAGCAGAGGAAAGGAAGGGATTCACCATGTCATaacatgaaaattctcaaggtTGAGAATGGAGGGAGGATGCTCGGAAGCTTGAATCGCAGCCAGATGTAGATAGGCCTCTGATTATTGTCTCAGGATAATCAGCTAGTGTAATTTGAGCTAAGGATATCTTTCAAGCCCATGTCACCAATTTTAGGGCTCAAACCCAAACACATTGGACCTGTCATCTTCTATTCaacatatatttgttttttaattagaCAGTCTATTCAACATTTATTACGATGCTCCGCGCTTTATTTTGACGTcaggtaaaaaataaataaataaatatagaagaattgtataattataaaagaattatataaaaagaattttattaatttatgtttttatgtgatttgttagatatattttataataaaaataaatttataatttgataaattatattaaaccacatcaatttataaaattatttttatgtaattactttatgattattttttttttttttcctcaaatggATAGTTTGACAGTCGGAAgtgaaaaatgcatttttctACCTTTTAATTTATAACGGTTTATATTGTTcaccttaaattattaaaactgataaaagaaatatgaatgGGTGAGAGAGATCGATCAGAGGTAGATGGCTTCATATTTCTAGCACGCTTGTTATTATTAGTACTATTAGACTAAGGGACGCCGGAATTAGGATATTTAGTTTTGGGGGGTcagaacaataaaaatatttatttgaagaagcataaatttgtttttatagtctatctaattataattaagcatatatacctcgtaaatattaaattttaagggacttttttttcaattttgggaGGTTTcaaccattaattaattaattaatgggtCAATCCTGATCaccatataaataaatactagtagtgtagaaaatatatatttaattacacGGTAATTTGggaaaaacatatattaatgacaaaatataagaagaaaaataataatggattataataaacaaaaaaaaatagaaacaatggATTATTAGAAGATCAAAAAAActttagaagaaaatgaaagaaaaaattatgattgaataaaaaaacccaacatGCATTATATATCCATCCAATCTAAAGAAATTTGATACAAGTTTATAAATGTAGTTTGAtagaagttttgaaaatgaagtgaatttaaattatacaatattactaGTTGGTGAAcatgtttcatatttttttgtaaaatcaaTTGAGAGGATATTCAATTTATTATGATGTTGTTGTTTTAGTGCGTCTATATCTGCACTAAGTTGGATtatccaatctttttgtaaGGTTTCTTTGGCCATCTTTTTCAAGAATGGTAGATAGTcctaaaaaaagagtaaaatgtataaaatgtaACGTCTAAAAGATTTTATATAGGAATATCtagttattataaaaatttatgttttgatttataattcgatcatttgaattgaaagaattaaaaaatataatattatattatttcgCCAATATGATTTATAGAATCAATTGCTGAATAACCCATTACTTCTTTTGCAATTGCACCAAATATCTCTGTTGGTAGTTGTCCTATACTATGTCAataattctttataaaaaatagagctcggtcaattttattaatcattttttaagaacttatattctatattttaaatttttttaggtactctgaaatttaagaaaataaaatatttggaagtaattttaaaagaagtcatGAGATTTGAGCACACCATTCAAATGCTGATCATTAGCTTTTATTTAGTTCATTATTTAGCCTCGCTTTACTGACTCATAAAGTAAATCGCCCAATCACAAGAAtgattgttttctttctttatttgtattattttataattattaagttgtgaaatttattttaatgtatttttcttgatattgagtattttctattatttatattgtgctctattttaaattattttattgctaggttttattattttgttttattattatttagttctattgtttttatttgtcttttatctattttattgtacctttttattttgttggaccTTTTTTTTGGACTGTGCTTGTTTTAGTGTGTTTACTTCTATTTTCGGCCCAGCCCATTTAGCTTCATGAAGTCCAGCCTGTGGGCTTGCATTCAGCCCCTTTCTTTTCCTTATAAGGTGTCGTTTTGGCCTGCCCTTAgggctttttcttttcttcttctcttgccGTGCTACCtgctattttcttcttcttcatttacgTCAAACAAGTGTGAGTGTACGAGAGATGGAGCAGTTGAGAAGACAAAGATGTAGGTTGATGAATGGCTCTTTTACGAACCTAATTACTAGCACCCAACGATGACTAAAAGTGCAGCAATATTGGGGTTGATGTTGTCAGAGGTTAGTTAGGAGAAGGAGATGTCGGCAATGGTGTTGGCTTTAACACATGTTGTGTAGGGAGGAGATCAGGTTCCCGTTGGTTTGATTCGTAATGAGTACAGCTTGGGTTTAAATCCAAGTGTGTCTAATTCTCCTTATTCATTGCATATTGATGAAGTTGGGTAGAAAAGAGGACAAGAAGATGagggtggaggaggaggagaggtgTCATGTGAATAGGTTGCGAGGCGATTTAGAGCTTTTGGTGACTTCACACATGGAGGAGGTTCATCCTCTGGAGTAAGAGGTTAGCAATTTTTCAACCTTTTTTTTCCCATCATCCTATATATGTTGTTGCTTTTCTTTCCTTGATCTTGTTCATAATTTCTAAGGaatattacatttttctttACCTGCTTTCCCTTTTTGGGATAATTGTTCTAACTCTTTCACATGAATCAACaacaaaagaacaagaaaacaacaaaatcaaagGATGCATGGGCAGAGATCAAAGGGAGAAAGGATAGGGCTTCAGTGCTGGGCTGttatgggagagagagagagagagagagagagagagagagaggctcgtGGTGGAGGATAGGTGAGGTGAGGCCGTGACGGGGTGCCCTCGACTGCAAATGGATTGGGTTGTGGCAATGCACGGTGGGGAAGGAAAAGCTTTCCGTGAGATGGGGAGCCGGTGGGTGTGACGATTGGGCTACGACTATTGGCCTGCTATGGTGGCGTTCGACGGAAGGATAAGTTAGGGTGGGAGAGGGGAATTGGGAGCAGAGAGGCagacagagagggagagagaggagattaGAGGAAAAAGTAGAGattaaaatgtaaaatagtAAAAGCAAAggggaaaaattgaaaaaaaaaaaaaaagagttagacGAAAATATTGTAGTAGACGGATtcgtacttatatatatagtatatatttgcTCTTGTCATTGAGATTGATATGTATCTTGGTACATTGTCTTCCTTGGGAAAAGAAATGAtcagctgtttttttttttttttgttgggtggCACTACATCATCGCGCTGGGAGCTACCGTTCATATGAAAGtggatttctttttttgtttttttgacatatattttttaattctattaaatattttttttttaaaaaatcatagcatcattaaaaacatatttccttaatcaagaagtaaaagaaaaaaaaattgcagcaaTGATGGTGTGCttagcattttcttttatttttatatatatatccccaGTTGTCATGTACATACATGCGAATCTGCGATGGGATGCTTTGTTTTTGtcaattagagaaatgatacaaaattcaaatgaattaaaagacagtaacattttttattaagTGGTCATGCAAAAATAGGATGTTTAGTGTGtgcctatatatattttcatatatataaagtggctattTAACAGCCACTAACAGAAATTCTTGTTttaatgcctttttttttttttttaattttatttaacgaCGTTTGTCTTGTGAATTGGTGGTGTTGATGTCAGCATGcgattct contains:
- the LOC122310914 gene encoding poly(A) polymerase I-like isoform X2 encodes the protein MAFTAVGIALKTQLTFRRPLVFCVRKVRYSGSLAAVDLVAEPVSKHEGVFGRDNKGHEWKKLNSEVLGIETWMISKPTRVVLNGLRKKGYEVYLVGGCVRDLILKRTPKDFDIITSAELKEVRKTFVRCEIVGKRFPICHVHVYDTIVEVSSFSTSVGKSSWKLGNNFSKPSGCKGRDYIRWRNCIQRDFTINGLMLDPYAQVVYDYMGGMEDIRKFKVRTVIPANVSFVEDCARILRAVRIAARLGFRFTKETALSVRELAGSVLRLDKGRILLEMNYMLAFGSAEASLRLLWRFGLLEILLPIQASYFASQGFRRRDGRSNMLLSLFSNLDKLVAPNRPCHCSLWIAILAFHKALFDQPRDPVVVAAFGLAVHSGGSLSEAVEIAREISQPYVPSFDELLEPRDIDFNDALMDDVIDLSVSVKAALCKMTDQFYISQAMAKYPEAPYSDMVFIPWALSLRVSKIFECIGRGMERGCVPKRGKQINYESLALGSLKEVRHLFARIVFDTIYPPHQNRDKHIAT
- the LOC122310914 gene encoding uncharacterized protein LOC122310914 isoform X1, with product MAFTAVGIALKTQLTFRRPLVFCVRKVRYSGSLAAVDLVAEPVSKHEGEVFGRDNKGHEWKKLNSEVLGIETWMISKPTRVVLNGLRKKGYEVYLVGGCVRDLILKRTPKDFDIITSAELKEVRKTFVRCEIVGKRFPICHVHVYDTIVEVSSFSTSVGKSSWKLGNNFSKPSGCKGRDYIRWRNCIQRDFTINGLMLDPYAQVVYDYMGGMEDIRKFKVRTVIPANVSFVEDCARILRAVRIAARLGFRFTKETALSVRELAGSVLRLDKGRILLEMNYMLAFGSAEASLRLLWRFGLLEILLPIQASYFASQGFRRRDGRSNMLLSLFSNLDKLVAPNRPCHCSLWIAILAFHKALFDQPRDPVVVAAFGLAVHSGGSLSEAVEIAREISQPYVPSFDELLEPRDIDFNDALMDDVIDLSVSVKAALCKMTDQFYISQAMAKYPEAPYSDMVFIPWALSLRVSKIFECIGRGMERGCVPKRGKQINYESLALGSLKEVRHLFARIVFDTIYPPHQNRDKHIAT